In the Gemmatimonadaceae bacterium genome, CGCCAACGCCCTCCACTCGCTGCCCGCCAAACTCGGCGAGCGGCGGGCGATCGAGATCGCCCACCTGCTGCACGTGGTGACGATCGCTGCGCTGGCCGCGGTGGGCGTGGCCACGCACGCCGGGGGATTCTACTGGGCCGGGGTGGTGCTGGCGGCGGTGATCCTCGGGTATGAGCATTGGCTGGTGCGCCCCGACGATCTGTCCAAGCTCGACGCGGCATTCTTCTCGATGAATGGGATGCTGAGCCTGGCATTCTTCTTCTTCGTACTCGCCGAGCGGGTGCGGCCGATGCTGATGATGAGCCTCGGGCGGGGGCGGTAGCGGTGCCGGCCGGGCGTCCGATCGTGTTCGCCATCACTGGCGCGTCGGGGGCGCCGTACGCCGTGCGGCTGCTCGAGCAGTTGGTGGCGGCGCGGCGTCCGGTGCAGCTCATCGTGTCGAGCCATGGGCTGCGGCTGCTGCGCACCGAGACGGAGCTCAAGGGTGTGGACGACCTGCGCCAAGCCGTCGGCGCCGCGCGGTGGGACCGCTACGTGACGGTGTATGACGACGCGGATCGCGGGGCGGCGCCGGCGTCGGGGTCGGCGCTCAGCGCCGGCATGGTGATCTGCCCGTGCTCGATGGGGACATTGTCGGCGGTGAGCGCGGGCGCGTCGCGGTCGCTGGTGGAGCGGGCGGCCGACGTGGCGCTCAAGGAGCGGCGCAAGCTGGTGCTGGTGACGCGCGAAACGCCGCTCAGCGCCATCCACTTGGAGAACATGCTGCGGCTGGCGCGCGCCGGCGCGGTGGTGATGCCGGCATCGCCGGGGTTCTACCACCGCCCGCAGCGCATCGACGAGCTGGTGGACTTCATCGTGGCGCGCGTGCTCGACCATCTGGGCGTGCCGCAGGGCCTGGTCGCGCGGTGGCAGGGCGAGGCGCCCGCGGGCCGGCGGCGCCGCCCGCAGTGAGCGGGGGTGAGCGGCTGGTCGGGCTGATCGCCGACACGCACGGGCTGGTGCGGCCGGAGCTGTTCGCGGCGCTGGCCGGGGTGGAGGTGATCCTCCATGCGGGCGACGTGGGCGAGGGAGTGCTCGAGGATCTGTCGGCGATCGCGCCCGTGCGGGCCGTTTATGGAAATACGGATAGGACCGACGATCCGCGGCTGCCGGTCGAGCGGCTGGAAGAGTTCGACGGCGTGCGGGTGCACGTGAGCCACGGGCACGAGTTGGGGAGTCCGACGCCCGAAGCGCTGCTGGCGGCTTACGACGCCGACGTGCTCGTGTACGGACACACGCACCGCCCGCTGCTCGTGCGAGCAGACGGGCGGTGGGTGGTGAATCCAGGGGCAGCGGGGCCGCGGCGGTTCGACATCGTGCCGAGCATCGCCCGCATGCGACTCTCAGGTCACGACATCCGTATCGACCACGTACTCCTCATTCCCTGAATTCGACCATCGTTACTTGGACGTGATGGCGATCTTCTTGCCGCTGACCTTGGATTCCTTGGTCTTGGGCAGGACGACCGAGAGAACCCCTTGCTCGAATGACGCCTTGATCTTGTCCTGGTCCACGGACGACGGGAACGAGAACGTCCGCTCGAACGAGCCATAGCTCCGCTCCCACACGTAGTACTTCTTTTCCTTCTCGCTCTTCGTCTCGGTCTTCTCGCCCTTGATGGTGAGCACGCCGTTCTCGAAATCCGCGCTCACGTCCTTGGCGGCGAGCCCCGGCAGTTCGGCCATGACGGTGAACTCGTCGGGCGATTCAGCGATTTCCACCGCCGGGTTCCAACCCAGCGATTGCACGAGCGAGGGGGCAAACGGTTCGTACGCGGGGAAATTGAACGCCCGGCGCAAACGGTTCTGCATCTCGTCCAGGTCGCGCGTGATCGTTGAAACGAAGGGCAGCCGCGGAGTCGCGGTGCGGGTGATTTGGATGTCCGGCATGGATGCCTCCTGCTTGGTGGTGCGTGGGGGGTGAGCAGGCCGGGTCGCGGTGCGCGATCCGGCCCGCTGTCGCGGGCCGGTCATGGGCGCCCTGGCGCGAACGTCCCGGCGTGCGGCGCGAACACGTACGTGTGCTTGGTCAGGCGGTGATCCCCGACCGCCGCGGCGATGTCGAGCGCACTGACGATCCCGATCAGGCGGCCGGCGTCGAGCACGAGCAGGCGGTGAATCTCGCCGCGTGCCATGTACTCGGCGGCCGACTCCACGGTCGCGTCGGGAGGAATCGAGAACACGACGTGCGTCATCGCTTCGTTCACCGTGTGCTCGGAGAGGACGTCCCAGTCGCGCCGGTCCACGTTGCGCATCCGCTCCACGACGTCGGTGACGTCACCTGCCACCGCATCGGAATAGAACGCAGCGATGGCTTCCGATCCATCGTCGTCGCCCTCGATGTCGCGCGCGCCTTCGTCGGCCGGCACGCCCGGTGAGTTCGCGATGAATTCCACGATGTCCGATAGTGACAGCACGCCCAGGACGGCGTCGCCGCTCACCACCGGCGCCCCGGAAATGTGTGGACCAGCAAGGCGCTCCGCGGCCTCGCGCAGGGTCAGATCGGGCCCCAACGTGATCGGGTCGGCCGTCATGATCTCGCGGACCTTGAGCATCCCTCCCTCCTCGATGCAACAGAAAGTAGACGAGGTCCGCTCGGCGGTCTGTCGGTGTTCCGGGGCGCGATTGTCCGGGAGCATCCCCAACTCGATGTGGGGGAATGCCGGGCCGCGGTCGGGCCGCTACGGACGACGCGTATGCTTCATCTGTTCCGGATGCGCGCGAAACCAGCTCGAGAGCAGCATCAGTTCGTCGATCTCGTGCGTGGGCACCCGCGCCCCGATGGGGTCGGCGGCGCCGAATACCTCGGTCTTGAGCACCTTCAGTGCACGCTGCTCGGTGCGTGTGCGCGGAGCCGGCCGCTCACCGCGCACGCGACCGCGGCGAATGAGGTAGACCCGATCGTCGCCCTCGAAGCCCGGCACGTGGTAGGCAAAGGAGAGCGATTCGATCGCGAATCGCAACCGGGCGAACTGCTCGCGCAACGTCTCGAGCCGCCCGAGTTTGTCGCGCAGTGACGCGGCGCGTTCGAACTCGAGCCGCCCGGCGCTCGCCTCCATGTCGGCGCGCAACGTCTCCACGGGGCCATCGTTCTCGCCATCGAGGTACGCCCGGGCCATGCGCACCCGCTCGGCGTACGCCGCCGCCGTGCAGGCGCCGGCACAGGGACCGAGGCAGCGTCCGATTTCGAGCCGGATGCAGCCCGGTGTGCGCGCGGGCGCGTCGAACAGCTCCGCCTGATCGGCGTAGACCACGCGCTGTGTGAGCCGGCAGTCGCGCAGACCGAGCACGTCACTCAATTCGCGAAGCGACTCCTGCAGCTGCCGCGCGCCGTGAAAGGGGCCGTAGTAGATCGCGCTGTCGTCGCCGCTGGGGCCGCGGACGGCGAGCAGCTTGGGCGCCATGCCGCGGGTGAGCTTGATGAACGCGAAATGCCGGGCATCGCGCTTCATGGCCACGTTGAGCCGCGGGCGGTCGCGCTTGATGGCCCGCATCTCCGCGAGCAGCGCGGCGAACTCGCTCGGGACGTACTCCCATTCGATGGACGCCGCCTCGCGGACGATGCGGGCGCCCTTTTCGGCGGGGAACGACGCGCGGAAGTAGCTGAGCAGCCGCGTGCGCACCCGCTTGGACTTGCCCACGTACACCACCTCACCGTCGGCAGCGATCATGCGATAGATGCCCGGGCGGTCGGCCGCCGTGGCGCGCACGTGGTCGCGCATGGCACGAAGCTGTGCCGGCGAGGTGCGTTGCGGAACGAGGGCTAGTGCTGGCAGCGCGCACATAGCACCGTGCTCCGTCCGTCGATGGCGTGGGTGCCGGCCAGCCGGGTTCCGCAGCGCGGGCAGGGCTGACCGGCGCGACCGTATACGGCCAGCCGTTCGGCAAATCCGCCGGCGTTGCCATGGGCGTCGCGGTAGTCGCGGAAGCTCGTGCCGCGCGCGTCGATGGACTCGAGCAGCACCGCGGTGAGCGCGGCGTGCAGGGCGCGCGCTTCCGCGGCGGTCACGCCGCGCGCCGCCCGCGAGGGGTCGAGCCCGGCGCGCCAGAGCGCTTCGTTCGCGTAGATATTGCCGATGCCGGCTATGCGCCGCTGGTCCATGAGCACTTTCTTCACCGCCTGGCGACTGACTCGAAGAATGGCCGATAGTTCACCCGGACCGAACGTCCGGTCAAGAGGCTCCACTCCCAGTGCGGCCGCATACCGGGTGAATCGGTCCGGTGACATGAGAGCGACGGTGCCGAGGCGCCGGATGTCACGGTAGAGCAGGGTGCGACCATCGGCGAGTCCCAGCCGGACCGTGGCGTAGGCGCGTTCGCGTTGGTCGAGTTGGCCCGCGTCGAGCAGCAGGGCGCCGGTGAACCGCGGCTGCACCACGAGCCGGTCGCCGCTCGACAGGTCGAGCACCACCAGCTTGGCGCGCCGCCAGCAGTGGACGATGCGGGTTCCCATGATGCGGCGCCGCAGGGCGATGGCGCCGACCTCACGCAGAACGTCGGGCTTGGGCACTCCCACCTTCACGATCGTCGCGCCCGTCACCTGCCGGTCGAGGTCGCGCGCGATGGTCTCGGTTTCGGGGAGTTCAGGCACCGCGGGCGCGCTCGCGCCAACCGATGTCGTCGCGATACTGCTTGCCGGCGAACGCCACCTGAGCGGCAACCTCGGCGCTCACGCGCTGCGCGTCCGCAAAGGTGGCGCCCAGTCCGGTCACGGCCAGCACGCGTCCCCCGGCGGTGATGAGGCGGCCATCGTCGTCGCGGGCCGTACCGGCGTGGAAGACGATGGCGTCGGCCCTGGGCGGGGGGAGGATGATGCCGTCGCCGCGGCGCGGATGGTCGGGATAGCCGGCGGCGGCGAGCACCGTCGTGACGGCGTGGCCGGCGGCGCGGCAGCGGGCGCCCACGGGCAGGCCGTCGCCGCGGGCCACCGCGAGCATCACCTCGAGCAGCGAGGGCGTGAGGTGGGCGATGGGGAGGACGGCCTGTGCTTCGGGATCGCCGAACCGGCAGTTGAATTCCACCACCTTGGGGCCTTGGGCGGTGATCATGAGCCCCGCATACAACAGCCCCGTGAACGGGCGGCCCCGCTCGCGCATGGCGGCGAGTGTGGGGAGGAGGATCCGGGATTCCACATTCATTAGTAAATCACTATAATCCCCGGCCGGTGCGCCGAGCGCTGCCGGGGCGTAGGCGCCCATGCCGCCGGTGTTGGGGCCGCGGTCGCCGGCCAGCAGACGCTTGTGGTCCTGCGCCGGCACCAGGGAGAGCACGCGCTGCCCGTCGGTGAGGGCGAACACGCTCAACTCCTCGCCTTGCATGAACTCCTCCACCAGCACCTGGTGGCCGCTGGCGCCGAACGCGTTGCCCACGAGCATCGATTCGATGGCGGCGTCGGCTTGGGCGATCGTCTCGCAGACGATCACGCCCTTGCCGGCGGCGAGCCCCGAGGCCTTGATCACCACGGGAGCGCCGTAGTCGCGGGCGCAGTCCTTGGCTTCGGGCACGGTCTCGAATATCCGGGCGCGGGCCGTCGGCACGTCGGCGTCGAGCATGAGCTGCTTGGCGAACGCCTTGGACGTCTCGATCTCGGCGGCGGCCTGCGTGGGACCGAAGGTGGGTATACCGGCCTCGCGGAAGCGGTCGACGATACCCGCGGCGAGCGGGGCTTCGGGGCCGATCACGGTGAGGTCCACCGATCGATCGATGGCCAGTTCCAGGAGGCGCTCGACGTCCGTAGCGGCGAGGTTGACGCACTCGGCGAGGTCGGCGATGCCCGGGTTGCCGGGCGCGGCGATGAGCGCGAGTGAAGGGTCGTCTTGCTTCAGCTTCCAGGCGAGCGCGTGTTCGCGCCCGCCGCCGCCGACCAGCAGCACCGTCATTTTGGAGAGCCGCGCCATGCCTCGTCGATCGCGGCTTTGGCGCGCGAGAATACGTCGCCGACCTGCTGGAAGGTGGAACGCGTCTGGTCGCCGTAGTAGCCGGCGGCGTCGGCGTAGTCATCGGTGAGCGGGCGTGCGTCGTCGCCGCGGCGCTGGTAGGTGCCGGCGATGATCGCATCGAACTGCCCGCTCTTGTGCCACGTGAGCAGCTCCGATGCGCGTACGGTGTTGAACGGATGGTCGCGGAACGCCGTGTTCAGCACCTTGAACACGGTGTCCCAGGCGTTGCCGCCGGTCTCGTATTCCTCGGCCTGGCGCATGAATTCTTCCAGGCTCGCCTGGTCGCCCTCCGGCGCGGTGCCGCCCGCCAGCTTCATGAACGCCCCCATAGCCACGTTCAGGTCCTGCGTCCCGAGCAGACCGGCGCGGTCGGAGGAGAGTTCGCTCTTGCGGTACCACTCCAGCAGGGCGAGCTGGAATGGCAGCAGCGCAATCCCGGCGAGGAAGGGCAGGTTGCTGATGCCCACCGTGAGGATGATGATGGCGATCGTGCGGTAGGTCGTGTGCCCGCTCATGATATGGCCCAACTCGTGGGCCAGGATGAACCGTTGCTCCTCTTTGTCGAGCATGGCGAGCGTGGCCGAATTCATGACGATGAAGGGGTCGTCGAATCCCACGGCGCCGGCGTTGACGAACGGGGTCTGCGTCACGTAAAGCTGCGGTCGAGTGGGCCAGTCGAGCGTCTCCAGTACGTCGCTGTAGAGCGCGTTGAGCTTGGGCCGCTGGTGTTCCGAGACTCTGACCGCGTTGGCCAGGAAGAGCTGGCGGATGCCGCGTTCCCCGAAGAATCCGGCGACCTTACGCACGACTTCGTCGAAGCCGGGAATCGACCGCAGCGTATTGAGGGCCGCGCGGTCGGCCGGGTGTTCCCAGGAGCGCGACGAGATTTGAACGAGCTGAATGCGTGGCATAGGAGGGACGCGGAAGAAGGAATGCCGAAAAGGGGTGTCGCCGGCGGCGGGCGCCCCTGGGGACCAACCTCTCAGGTCCCTACGGGGGCGGTGTCACGCAGGTGTCGCGGCGGCTTTGGCGGGGCGGCTGCCGCCGGCGGTCCTGCTGGCCAGTTCCGGCAGTCCCTGGCATGCCTGGTCGAGGTCGGCCAGCAGGTCGCCGATGTCTTCCACGCCGCAGGAGAGCCGGACGAGCCCGTCGGTGATGCCCAGAGCGATCCTGCGCTCGGGCTCGACGGAGGCGTGGGTCATCATCGCGGGGTGGCTGATCAGCGATTCCACCCCGCCCAGCGATTCGGCCAGTGAGAATACGTGCACCCGTCCGAGGAGGTGGGCGGCGCGCTCTTTGGTGCCCATCTCCACGCTCATCATGCCGCCGAATCCGCTCATCTGGCGCTTGGCCAGGTCGTGCTGTGGGTGGGTGGGGAGGCCGATGTAGTTGACGTGTTCGGGGCCCAGGCGTTCGGCGAGCCAGGCGGCAACGGCGCGGCCGTTGGCGTCGTGCCGCGGCATGCGCAGGTGCAAGGTCTTGGTGCCGCGCAGGGCGAGCCAGGAATCGAACGGGCCCGGCACGGCGCCGGCAGCGTTCTGGATGAAATTGAGCTTGTCAGCCAGCCCGTCGTCGTTCACCAGAGCGATGCCGCCCACCATGTCGCTGTGGCCGTTGAGATACTTGGTGGTGGAGTGGAAGACGATGTCGGCGCCGAACCGGAACGGCTGCTGGAAGAACGGCGACGCGAAGGTGTTGTCGACGATGAGCAGGGCGCCGCCCTGCCTGGCCACCGTCGAGACGGCCGCCAGGTCGGTGAGCCGCATGAGCGGGTTGGTCGGCGTTTCCACGAGGATGGCCCGGGTGGCAGGCGTGAGGGCATCAGCCACCCGCTGGGGGTCGCGGGTATCGACGTAGCTGAACCGCAGGCCCATGTGCTGCAGGATCTTGTCGAACAGGCGGAAGGTGCCGCCGTACACGTTCTCGCCGCAGATGATGTGATCGCCGGCGCGGAACAGTTTCATGATCGAGTCGACGCATCCCATGCCGCTCGAGAAGGCAAAGCCGTGCTGGGCGCCCTCGAGCGCTGCTACGTTACGCTCCAGAGCCTGGCGCGTTGGATTCTTGCCACGCGCGTACTCGTAGCCCTTATTCTCCCCGAGGGCTTGCTGGACGTACGTGGAGGTCAGATATACGGGCGTCATGATGGCGCCCGCGAGGGGTTCGGGGCGCTGGCCCGCGTGCACCGCGCGGGTCGCAAAGCCGGCGGCGAGGTCGTCGTCGTAAACGCGAGTCATGCCGAATCTCGGTCGGTGGGAGACACGGGTAAGATAATCGTCGCCGGGGGGCCCGGCGAGCACGGGCAGCGCAGCGGATGGAGTGTCATGGAGAAGATCGGACGGGCCTCGTGCCTCCTGGTGGACGACGAAGCGCCCCTGCGGCAGGTGCTGGTCCAATTGATGCGCGGAGACGGCTTCGAGTGCCTCGAAGCGGCCAATGGGCGCGAGGCGCTCACCAGTCTCGAGACCCACCGGGTTACCCTGGTGATCTCGGACCTCCGGATGCCGGAGGTGGACGGGATCGAGTTGCTGCGCGAGATCCGGGCGCGCTACCCCGACACGGCGGTCATCATGCTCACCGCGGTGGCGGACGTGGAGATGGCGGTGAAGTGCCTGGCGATCGGCGCCATGGACTACCTCACCAAGCCGTTCCACCTGGAGGAGGTGCGGGCGCGGGTGGGACAGGCGCTCGAGCGCCGCCGGCTGATCCTGGAGAACCGCGACTATCAGGAGCGGCTGGAGGAGCGGGTGGCGGCGCAGGCGCGCCGGCTGGAGGAACTGTTCCTCACCGGCATCCAGTCGCTGGCCGAGGCCCTGGAAGTGAAGGATCCGTACACGCGGGGCCACTCCATCCGCGTGAGCACGTATTCCAGCGTCATTGCCCGCGCGCTGCGACTCGACGACGAGATGATCTGGCAGATCGAGCTGGGCGGGCACGTGCACGACCTGGGCAAGATCGGGGTGCGCGAGGCGGTGCTGAACAAGCCCGGCCGGCTGACCCCGGAGGAATATGAGCATATCATGATCCATCCGGTGGTCGGCTGGCGGATTCTGGCACCGCTGCTCGGCGATGCGCCGATCGCGCTCAACATCGTGCGCTCGCATCACGAGCGGATGGATGGGCGGGGGGTGCCGGACCAACTGCGGGGACGCGCGATTCCGCTCGAGGCGCGCATCGCCGCGGTGGCCGACGCCCTCGACGCGATGACCAGCGGCCGGCCGTACCGCAGTGCCGAACTGACGCTCGAGGGAGCCGTGGGCGAGTTACGGAGGAACCGGGGCGTCCAGTTCGACGCCGACGTCGTCGAGGCCGTGTTGCAGGCGGTGGCGGACGGCGCCTTGGTGTTGGTTCCGAGACCGGCGACGATCGTCGAAGTGAACGGCTGAGCAGGCTTCGGTCAGCCGCCGCTGACGATCACGCTCGCCGGCTGCTTGTAGGCGCTCAGCCGTGTCTCGCACCACTGGCGAATCGCGTCGGCCGTGACCGTGCCGTCGACGTCGAGCGCGATGTCGAAATCTCGCAACGGTTCCGGGATGGCGCGCACCCTCACCTCGCGTACGCCGGGCAACTCCGACACCGCCTGCCGGATTTCTTCGGGATAGATATTGAAGCCGTTGCGCGTGAACATCGGCTTGATCACGCCCTCGAACACCACGGCCCCGCCCGCGCGCACAGCCCCGCGGTCGCCGGTGTACAGCCACCCATCGCGTACGGGCAGCCCCGCCTCTCCGCCGCTCACGTACCCGGTGAACACGTTGGCGCCGCGCACGCAGATCTCTCCCGATTCGCCGTCGGGAAGCTCCGGCGTGGCCGGCCCGCCGGGGCCGCTGCCCGGACGCCGGACGGATACCTCCACGCCAGGGAAGGACACGCCCAGCGCACCGCGCACGTTGGGCCGGTCGATGCGGTTGAACAGGCACACGGGCGCTGCCTCGGTGAGTCCGTAGCCCTGGCGCAGCTCCACACCCGTGATGTCGAACCACTGCTCCTGCAGGGCAACGGGCAGCGGCGCGCCACCGCAGACGCATACCCGCAGCTCCCCCACGCCGGCGCGACGGCGCTCGACGGCGGCGAGCAGCGTCCTGAACACGGCCGGCACGCCGACGACCTCGGTGATTCCGGCCGTGGCGAGCAGCTCGGCGGCACGCGACGGATCAAACCGTTCCATGGTGGTGACGCGGGCGCCGGCGAACAGCGGGGCCGTGCCCGTCACCGTGAGGCCGAAAAGATGAGCGAATGGTAATAGCGCGAGCACATGGTCGCCGGCGTCCTGGCGCACGGCCTCGACGGTGCTCCGGGCGTTGGCGATCAGGTTGCGATGGGAGAGCACGGCGCCCAACGGGCGCCCGGCCATGCCCGAGGTGTACACGATCACCGCTTCCTCGTCGCACCCATCCACGCCGCGCTCGCCCGCGAGCGCCAGCCCGTGGTGCGATCCCAGGTCCACTTCGCGGGCCGTGCCGCCGGTGACGAAGCGCGCCGAACGCGGGGCGTCGTCCAGCAGCACGAACGGCACGCCGTGGGGCACCAGCGTCGCGAGCGCGGTCGTGGTGAACACCGCGCCGACGTTCGCGTCGCGCACCTGCGTGGCGACCTCAATCGGTGCGGCCAGCGGGTTGACGAGCACTGCCCCCCGACCATCACTGGCCGACAGCGCCGTGAGATATGCGGGGCAGGCCGGAAGCAAGATGGCCGACCGCCGCCCGGACAGCGCCCGCACGAGCGGCGCGCACCGCTGGAGCAGGGTGAGGCCCGCCGCCACGAGTTGCGGCGCCGGATAATCTCCCAACTGGCCACCCCCTGCGGCGGCGGCCAGCGGCAGCAACGAGAGCGGATCGGTCACAGGTTGAAACGCGACATCGACTGCTTGAGCCGCTCGGCGATCGATGCCAGATGCTGGCTGGACTGCACCACGGCATTCATCGATCCCGTCTGCTGCTCCACCACGCCGCTCACCTGCTCGGCGGTGGCCGCGTTCTGCTCGGCGGCCAGCTGCAGGGCCTCGATCTCGCGGGCCAGGGCGGCGGCGTCGTCGCGCTGGGCTTCGGCCGAGGCGACGATGAGGTCCACCGCGCCGCGGCTCGCTTCGATCTCCTTGCCGATCTGGGCCAGCGCGCCCGACGACGCGCGGATCACGCCCTCTCCCATCGCCACCCGGTCGGTGACCTGGGCGATCTGCTCCTCGGTGCGGATGGCGGCCGTGCGGATTTCCGCGGCCAGGGTGCGGATGTTGTCGAGCGCGTTCGCGGTCTGGTTGGCGAGCTTGCGCACCTCGTCGGCCACGACGGCGAAGCCCTTGCCGTGCTCGCCCGCCCGGGCCGCCTCGATGGCCGCGTTGAGCGCGAGCAGGTTGGTCTGCTTGGCGATGGCGGCAATCGTCTCGGTGATCTTGCCTATCCGCTGCGACTTCTCCCCCAACTCCACCACAGCCGGCACGGCGTCGTGCGTCACGGCCGTGATCGCCGTCATGCTTTCCAGCGCCTGGCCGGCCGCCGTCACGCCGCGCGCCGCCGAGCGCGCCATGATGTCCGATGCGTTCTGCGCGTTGCGCGCGTGCCCGGCCACGGTGAATGCGCGGTCGGCCACGCGGGTGGCCCCCTCGGTGGCCGCCGTCACGTTGCTGGTCTGGGTGGCCGCGGCACTCGCGATCGCGCGCGCCGCGTCCGAGACCTGATCGGTGGTGGCCGCCATCTCCTCGGCGCTCGCGGCCAGTTCCTCGGCGGTGGCTGCCACTTCGCCCGCGCCCGCGTCGAGTTCGGTCAGCAGGCTGCGCAGCCCGACGGTCATACGGCGCACTGACTCGGCCATGGCGCCGATCTCATCGGCCGCGATGTAGTGCAACTCGTGGCGCAACTGCCCCATGGCCACGGCGTCGGTCTGACGCGTGACTTCATCGAGCCCGCGGGTGAGCCGCGCCGCGCCCCAGTACGAGAGGCCGAGGGCGAGCAGCAGCGCGACCAGGGGGAAAGGCGTGAACCGGATCAGCTGCCAGCGCAGTTCGCTCAGGAACTGGTCCGCGCGGAGCGTGGCCACGATGAAACCGGCAATCGAGCCATCGGGACGGCGCACGGGCACCTCGGCCGACAGCAGCGATCCCTCGTCCGTCACGTACACCCCGGTGTACGCTTCTCGCCCGATCTCCATGCTGTCGGACAGCCCGGGCGGCGAGACCCACCGCCGCGCATACTGCGCCTGGCCGGCCTGCCACGAGGCGTGCACGAGCACCCGCCAGGCCCCGGTGCGGTCCGCGCGGACGACAGCCAGTCCGTTCACGAGGTCGCTCTCGCTCGCGCCGTTGGCTACCCAGGCGTGCAGGAGCGCGGATCGGCTATCGCGGAATGCCGTCGTTTCTTGCCCCTTGGCCGCGATGACATCCAGCGAGTCGGCGTTCACCACGAGCGTCGCGCCGCGGGCCATGCCGAGCAGGCGATCGCCGTGCACCTTGGCCAACTGGCTCCGGGTGCCCACGTACACGGGCACCATGATCACGCCCAGCGTCAGCACGACGGCCGCGGCGCTGATCGCGGCCATTTTGAGCCGGAAGGGAAAGCGGATTGTACCGCGTTTGTCGTTCGGCTTATTCAGTGGGCCGTTGTCCATGGCGGGCGGCGTCAAGTTAGACCACGGCGGAGAGGGTGTAAAGCGCTGGCGGCCCCTCGCTTTGCGCGTTCCCTCGGCAGGGCTAGCTTTCGCTCGCGCATATGGAGGATGCATGGGCCACGACGGGCTGATGGTGAGCGTATCGGGAATTCGCGGCCGGGTGGGCGAGGCGCTCACCCCGGAAGTGGTCGCGCGCTACGCCGCGGCTTTCGGTGCCTGGGCGGCCGGTTCGGGGCGCTCGCGTACCGTGGTGCTGGGGCGCGATAGCCGCGTCTCGGGGCCGATGTTCCACCGAATCGCGGTCGGGGCTCTCCAGTCTGTTGGCTGCACCGTTATGGACATCGGCCTGACCACGACCCCGACCTGCCAGTTGGCGGTGGAGCACCACCATGCGGCAGGCGGGTTGATGCTCTCGGCCAGTCACAACCCCATCGAGTGGAACGCGCTCAAGTTCATCGGACCGACGGGGCTGTTTCTCGAAGCCGCCGAGGGCGCGGAGATGCGACGGATTGCCGAGGCGGGCATTCCGTACGCGACGTGGGACAAGTTGGGCGTGGTGGAGCACGACGATCGTGCCGCTCTGCGACACATCGACTGTGTCCTTTCGCTTCCGTACGTGGACGTGGAAGGGCTGCGCCGGCGGCGCTTCAAAGTGGCGTTGGACTGCTGTCGCGGTGCTGGATCGGTGATCATGCCGGCGTTGCTCGACCGGCTGGGCTGCGTGGTGAGCGTCATCAACGCCGAGCCGGACGGCCGCTTTCCGCGGTCTCCCGAGCCGGTGGCCGAGAACCTCGGCGAACTGCAACGATTCGTGCAAGAGACCGGTGCCGACGTCGGGTTCGCGGTGGACCCGGACGTGGATCGGCTGGCCATCGTATCCAATGAGGGGCGGGCGATCGGCGAGGACTATACGCTGGCGCTGGCCACGCGGCTGGTGCTGCGGCATCGCAAGGGGCCCGTGGTCACGA is a window encoding:
- a CDS encoding flavin prenyltransferase UbiX translates to MFAITGASGAPYAVRLLEQLVAARRPVQLIVSSHGLRLLRTETELKGVDDLRQAVGAARWDRYVTVYDDADRGAAPASGSALSAGMVICPCSMGTLSAVSAGASRSLVERAADVALKERRKLVLVTRETPLSAIHLENMLRLARAGAVVMPASPGFYHRPQRIDELVDFIVARVLDHLGVPQGLVARWQGEAPAGRRRRPQ
- a CDS encoding metallophosphoesterase family protein, which encodes MSGGERLVGLIADTHGLVRPELFAALAGVEVILHAGDVGEGVLEDLSAIAPVRAVYGNTDRTDDPRLPVERLEEFDGVRVHVSHGHELGSPTPEALLAAYDADVLVYGHTHRPLLVRADGRWVVNPGAAGPRRFDIVPSIARMRLSGHDIRIDHVLLIP
- a CDS encoding Hsp20/alpha crystallin family protein; translation: MPDIQITRTATPRLPFVSTITRDLDEMQNRLRRAFNFPAYEPFAPSLVQSLGWNPAVEIAESPDEFTVMAELPGLAAKDVSADFENGVLTIKGEKTETKSEKEKKYYVWERSYGSFERTFSFPSSVDQDKIKASFEQGVLSVVLPKTKESKVSGKKIAITSK
- a CDS encoding CBS domain-containing protein, translating into MLKVREIMTADPITLGPDLTLREAAERLAGPHISGAPVVSGDAVLGVLSLSDIVEFIANSPGVPADEGARDIEGDDDGSEAIAAFYSDAVAGDVTDVVERMRNVDRRDWDVLSEHTVNEAMTHVVFSIPPDATVESAAEYMARGEIHRLLVLDAGRLIGIVSALDIAAAVGDHRLTKHTYVFAPHAGTFAPGRP
- a CDS encoding UvrB/UvrC motif-containing protein: MRDHVRATAADRPGIYRMIAADGEVVYVGKSKRVRTRLLSYFRASFPAEKGARIVREAASIEWEYVPSEFAALLAEMRAIKRDRPRLNVAMKRDARHFAFIKLTRGMAPKLLAVRGPSGDDSAIYYGPFHGARQLQESLRELSDVLGLRDCRLTQRVVYADQAELFDAPARTPGCIRLEIGRCLGPCAGACTAAAYAERVRMARAYLDGENDGPVETLRADMEASAGRLEFERAASLRDKLGRLETLREQFARLRFAIESLSFAYHVPGFEGDDRVYLIRRGRVRGERPAPRTRTEQRALKVLKTEVFGAADPIGARVPTHEIDELMLLSSWFRAHPEQMKHTRRP
- the mutM gene encoding bifunctional DNA-formamidopyrimidine glycosylase/DNA-(apurinic or apyrimidinic site) lyase, whose translation is MPELPETETIARDLDRQVTGATIVKVGVPKPDVLREVGAIALRRRIMGTRIVHCWRRAKLVVLDLSSGDRLVVQPRFTGALLLDAGQLDQRERAYATVRLGLADGRTLLYRDIRRLGTVALMSPDRFTRYAAALGVEPLDRTFGPGELSAILRVSRQAVKKVLMDQRRIAGIGNIYANEALWRAGLDPSRAARGVTAAEARALHAALTAVLLESIDARGTSFRDYRDAHGNAGGFAERLAVYGRAGQPCPRCGTRLAGTHAIDGRSTVLCARCQH
- the purD gene encoding phosphoribosylamine--glycine ligase — its product is MARLSKMTVLLVGGGGREHALAWKLKQDDPSLALIAAPGNPGIADLAECVNLAATDVERLLELAIDRSVDLTVIGPEAPLAAGIVDRFREAGIPTFGPTQAAAEIETSKAFAKQLMLDADVPTARARIFETVPEAKDCARDYGAPVVIKASGLAAGKGVIVCETIAQADAAIESMLVGNAFGASGHQVLVEEFMQGEELSVFALTDGQRVLSLVPAQDHKRLLAGDRGPNTGGMGAYAPAALGAPAGDYSDLLMNVESRILLPTLAAMRERGRPFTGLLYAGLMITAQGPKVVEFNCRFGDPEAQAVLPIAHLTPSLLEVMLAVARGDGLPVGARCRAAGHAVTTVLAAAGYPDHPRRGDGIILPPPRADAIVFHAGTARDDDGRLITAGGRVLAVTGLGATFADAQRVSAEVAAQVAFAGKQYRDDIGWRERARGA
- a CDS encoding M48 family metallopeptidase translates to MPRIQLVQISSRSWEHPADRAALNTLRSIPGFDEVVRKVAGFFGERGIRQLFLANAVRVSEHQRPKLNALYSDVLETLDWPTRPQLYVTQTPFVNAGAVGFDDPFIVMNSATLAMLDKEEQRFILAHELGHIMSGHTTYRTIAIIILTVGISNLPFLAGIALLPFQLALLEWYRKSELSSDRAGLLGTQDLNVAMGAFMKLAGGTAPEGDQASLEEFMRQAEEYETGGNAWDTVFKVLNTAFRDHPFNTVRASELLTWHKSGQFDAIIAGTYQRRGDDARPLTDDYADAAGYYGDQTRSTFQQVGDVFSRAKAAIDEAWRGSPK